The Rhineura floridana isolate rRhiFlo1 chromosome 10, rRhiFlo1.hap2, whole genome shotgun sequence genome includes a region encoding these proteins:
- the LOC133365411 gene encoding non-POU domain-containing octamer-binding protein-like produces MRWKAQTETDKHQREQVENNLKKAREKLEMEMKAACREHKLMRMREELMRLEEDLRTMEELDNQRVQNRQLRAVRQELERRRHEGMMTRQHERAMRDFSGARDRLHMRMGQMGMAGRDDRGTLGAPSVPAGPPPTPGPGTTTPERAMEMPEDKE; encoded by the exons ATGCGTTGGAAGGCCCAGACTGAGACGGATAAGCATCAGCGAGAACAAGTAGAGAACAACCTCAAAAAAGCCCGAGAGAAGCTGGAGATGGAAATGAAGGCAGCTTGTAGAGAGCACAAGCTCATGCGCATGCGGGAAG AATTAATGAGGCTCGAGGAAGACCTGAGGACCATGGAGGAGCTGGATAACCAGCGGGTGCAGAATCGTCAACTGCGGGCAGTCAG GCAAGAGCTCGAACGCAGGCGCCATGAGGGAATGATGACAAGACAACATGAGAGAGCCATGAGGGACTTCTCTGGTGCG AGGGACCGTCTCCATATGCGAATGGGGCAGATGGGCATGGCAG GCAGGGACGACCGAGGGACGTTGGGAGCCCCCAGCGTCCCAGCAGGGCCACCACCTACACCTGGTCCCGGGACAACAACGCCTGAGAGAGCCATGGAAATG cccgaggacaAGGAGTGA